The following nucleotide sequence is from Trichocoleus desertorum ATA4-8-CV12.
CAGGGAAATCAGCGCTGCTTAAAAGAGAATAAACGCCTAATTTCATCGTAGCTAGTTCTGCTTAAGGTCGAGCAGGGAGAACAAGAGCTGATTTGAATGAACCATGAGGCGGGCATCTTAGAGCGTGATTTAGCGAGAGTGATTTAGCCGTGAGGGGGCGATCGCGAACTTTTTATGAAGATTCTGTGGCTATAGCTCAACAGAGACTAAGATATCTGAGAAGAATGTAAACTTGTGTTAAGTACAGCCCTACCCCTTGACACATGATCTCTCGTCGTACGCTGCTCGGTGCTTTATTCGCTTACGTTCTCGTTTTATTGGCGGTATTCAACCTAGTGCCCGCAGCCCATGCGCTTGGCGGCAAGTTACCAGATCTCAACCGACCCGCGCCAGAATTCACTCTACCCACAAATACGGGGGATGGAGCAATCTCACTCGCCGATTACCGGGGTAAGTGGTTAGTGGTCTACTTTTATCCCAAGGACTTTACCTCTGGCTGCACTTTAGAAGCTCGCCGCTTCCAACAAGACCTACCAAAATATTCAGAGAAAAACACCCAAATTTTGGGAGTGAGTGCTGATTCTGTCGATTCCCACGCCGAGTTCTGTGACTCTGAGGGTTTGAAGTTTCC
It contains:
- a CDS encoding peroxiredoxin, translated to MISRRTLLGALFAYVLVLLAVFNLVPAAHALGGKLPDLNRPAPEFTLPTNTGDGAISLADYRGKWLVVYFYPKDFTSGCTLEARRFQQDLPKYSEKNTQILGVSADSVDSHAEFCDSEGLKFPLLADPDGTVSKAYGSWLGFLSARHTFIIDSEGILRERFTGVNPAVHSSEVLARLNELQTTTISSAA